The Streptomyces sp. HUAS CB01 genome has a segment encoding these proteins:
- a CDS encoding NAD-dependent epimerase/dehydratase family protein, which yields MRILVLGHTGYLGRHVAEQLSALGGVRLFGGGRSPDADLRVDLATADTGRLAENLADLSPDAVVNCAGSLGADPVTDAEVNVRGPAVLCAALRKAAPTARLVHLGSAAEYGAGEPGVPVAEDGPTRPVASYGATKLAGTVAVASSGLDAVVLRVGNPVGPGAAPMSLPGGTALRLRRAGGDRDAVVRFGDLSAHRDFVDVRDLARAVVLAATASGPLPRILNIGGGRAVPIRELVQGLVAVAGFRGRVDEAGIGSARSAGVAWQCSDITAAREALGWEPRFTLTGSLTALWASLGAPGEADPVA from the coding sequence ATGCGCATCCTCGTCCTGGGCCACACCGGGTACCTGGGCCGCCATGTCGCCGAACAGCTCAGCGCGCTGGGGGGCGTGCGGCTGTTCGGCGGCGGCCGGTCCCCGGACGCCGACCTCCGCGTGGACCTCGCCACGGCGGACACGGGGCGGCTGGCCGAGAACCTCGCGGACCTCTCCCCCGACGCCGTGGTCAACTGCGCGGGGTCGCTCGGCGCCGATCCGGTGACCGATGCCGAGGTCAACGTGCGCGGTCCCGCCGTGCTCTGCGCGGCACTGCGCAAGGCCGCGCCGACGGCCCGGCTGGTGCACCTCGGTTCGGCGGCCGAGTACGGGGCGGGCGAGCCCGGTGTGCCGGTCGCGGAGGACGGACCGACGCGGCCGGTGGCCTCGTACGGCGCCACCAAACTGGCCGGCACGGTGGCCGTCGCCTCGTCGGGCCTGGACGCGGTCGTGCTGCGCGTGGGCAACCCGGTCGGTCCGGGCGCCGCGCCGATGAGCCTGCCGGGCGGCACCGCCCTGCGGCTGCGCCGGGCGGGCGGGGACCGTGACGCGGTCGTGCGCTTCGGCGACCTGTCCGCCCATCGCGACTTCGTCGACGTACGGGACCTGGCACGGGCCGTCGTGCTGGCCGCTACCGCCTCCGGGCCGCTGCCGCGCATCCTCAACATCGGCGGCGGCAGGGCCGTTCCCATCCGGGAGCTGGTGCAGGGGCTGGTGGCCGTGGCCGGGTTCCGCGGCCGTGTCGACGAGGCCGGCATCGGGTCGGCGCGCTCCGCGGGCGTGGCCTGGCAGTGCTCGGACATCACGGCGGCGCGGGAGGCCCTCGGCTGGGAGCCGCGGTTCACCCTCACGGGCTCCCTCACCGCGCTGTGGGCGTCGCTCGGCGCCCCCGGGGAAGCGGACCCGGTGGCATGA
- a CDS encoding nucleotidyltransferase family protein — translation MHAVILAGGKGIRLRPYTTALPKPLVPIGDRHAILEIVLRQLAACGFTSCTIAVGHLGHIIRAYVGSGSRWGLSIDYATEENPLGTMGPLLTMRDRLPESFLVMNGDILTDLDFADVLGRHRASGSALTIATYARKVHIDFGVLTTDAGKVVGFAEKPSMDYRVSMGVYGLSRDTLDGYTAGLPLGFDELVLDLLRTGKPPHAYEFDGYWLDIGRPDDYDRANAEFTTHQSLLLKGA, via the coding sequence GTGCACGCAGTGATTCTCGCCGGAGGCAAGGGCATCCGGCTGCGCCCGTACACCACCGCGCTGCCCAAGCCGCTCGTCCCGATCGGCGACCGGCACGCGATCCTGGAGATCGTGCTGCGTCAGCTGGCGGCCTGCGGCTTCACGAGCTGCACCATCGCCGTCGGCCATCTCGGCCACATCATCCGCGCCTATGTCGGCAGCGGTTCACGATGGGGCCTGAGCATCGACTACGCGACCGAGGAGAACCCGCTGGGCACCATGGGCCCGCTGCTGACGATGCGGGACCGGCTGCCCGAGTCGTTCCTGGTCATGAACGGGGACATCCTCACCGACCTCGACTTCGCCGACGTACTGGGCCGGCACCGCGCGAGCGGGTCGGCGCTGACGATCGCCACCTACGCCCGTAAGGTGCACATCGACTTCGGGGTGCTGACCACGGACGCCGGGAAGGTGGTCGGCTTCGCCGAGAAGCCGTCCATGGACTACCGCGTCTCGATGGGCGTGTACGGGCTGTCCCGCGACACGCTCGACGGATACACCGCCGGGCTGCCGCTCGGCTTCGACGAACTCGTGCTCGATCTGCTGAGGACCGGGAAACCGCCGCATGCCTACGAGTTCGACGGCTACTGGCTCGACATCGGCCGGCCGGACGACTACGACCGGGCCAACGCCGAGTTCACCACCCACCAGTCACTGCTGCTCAAGGGAGCCTGA
- the pelF gene encoding GT4 family glycosyltransferase PelF, whose amino-acid sequence MHVSPRAPRRDAARVTLLTEGTYPHSHGGVSVWCDQLVGGMPDIDFDIIAVTGTGRESVVWELPPHVAEPVTVPMWGPAPPGSPPRGRRERRLMAAYERFLTALVDPAAEDGFAPALYELAHAARDGVLGPALRGDKALRVLTAVWNRPGLTVREARPSLHDAVTATALLEHALRPLAARPPERGVAHAVSGGVAVLPGLAALELHGVPLLLTEHGVYLRERYLGYRTAPYRWPVKAVLLGFFRLLAEETYRRAALVTPGNRYNRLWEEQGGADPRLIRTVYNGVDPSAFPPAGPEPEGPTLSWAGRVDPIKDLETLIRAFAEVRGALPDATLRLFGGTPRGGEAYRERCEALAASLGHGDAVTFEGRVDDIRDAYAAGNVVMLSSISEGFPFTLIEAMSCGRATVSTDVGGVREAVGDAGLVVPPRDPGAMAAAALRLLADPPRRAAMGEAARLRVIEQFTLRQTIDTFRAIYLELSVSGVRLADPWGTPLSDEAPLGSVAG is encoded by the coding sequence ATGCACGTATCGCCTCGTGCGCCGCGTCGAGACGCGGCACGCGTCACCCTGCTCACCGAAGGCACCTACCCGCACAGTCACGGCGGGGTGAGTGTCTGGTGCGACCAGCTCGTCGGCGGCATGCCCGACATCGACTTCGACATCATCGCGGTGACCGGCACCGGACGGGAGTCCGTGGTGTGGGAACTGCCCCCGCACGTGGCCGAGCCGGTCACCGTGCCCATGTGGGGCCCCGCACCCCCGGGTTCCCCGCCGCGCGGGCGGCGTGAACGCCGGCTGATGGCCGCGTACGAACGGTTCCTCACGGCACTGGTGGACCCGGCCGCCGAGGACGGGTTCGCCCCGGCCCTGTACGAACTGGCGCACGCCGCCCGGGACGGGGTGCTCGGGCCGGCCCTGCGCGGGGACAAGGCCCTGCGCGTCCTGACCGCCGTGTGGAACCGCCCCGGTCTGACCGTGCGGGAGGCGCGGCCCAGCCTCCACGACGCCGTCACCGCGACGGCGCTCCTGGAGCACGCCCTGCGGCCGCTCGCGGCCCGGCCGCCGGAGCGCGGAGTCGCGCACGCGGTGAGCGGCGGGGTGGCGGTGCTGCCGGGGCTCGCCGCCCTCGAACTCCACGGGGTGCCCCTGCTGCTGACCGAGCACGGGGTCTACCTGCGCGAACGCTATCTCGGTTACCGGACGGCCCCGTACCGCTGGCCGGTCAAGGCGGTGCTGCTGGGCTTCTTCCGGCTGCTGGCCGAGGAGACCTACCGCCGCGCGGCCCTCGTCACACCGGGCAACCGCTACAACCGGCTGTGGGAGGAGCAGGGCGGCGCCGATCCCCGGCTCATCCGCACCGTCTACAACGGCGTGGACCCGTCCGCGTTCCCCCCGGCCGGCCCCGAACCGGAGGGACCCACGCTGAGCTGGGCGGGGCGCGTCGACCCCATCAAGGACCTGGAGACCCTGATCCGGGCGTTCGCGGAGGTCCGCGGAGCCCTCCCCGACGCGACCCTGCGGCTGTTCGGCGGCACCCCGCGCGGCGGGGAGGCGTACCGGGAGCGGTGCGAGGCGCTCGCGGCGTCGCTCGGCCACGGCGACGCCGTCACCTTCGAGGGCCGGGTCGACGACATCAGGGACGCGTACGCCGCGGGCAACGTCGTGATGCTGTCCAGCATCAGCGAGGGGTTCCCCTTCACCCTGATCGAGGCCATGTCGTGCGGCAGGGCCACCGTGTCCACCGACGTCGGCGGCGTCCGGGAGGCGGTCGGCGACGCCGGGCTGGTCGTCCCGCCCCGTGACCCCGGGGCCATGGCCGCGGCGGCGCTGCGGCTGCTGGCCGATCCGCCGCGCCGGGCGGCGATGGGCGAGGCTGCGCGGCTGCGGGTGATCGAGCAGTTCACGCTCCGTCAGACCATCGACACCTTCCGGGCCATCTACCTGGAGCTGTCCGTCAGCGGGGTACGGCTCGCCGATCCCTGGGGCACGCCCCTCAGCGACGAGGCGCCCCTGGGGAGCGTGGCCGGATGA
- the polX gene encoding DNA polymerase/3'-5' exonuclease PolX encodes MARANEEIEAILQEYADLIAITGGDAFRARSYEKAARAIGGYPADVATLDPKGLREIPHVGRSIADKIVEYLASGQITAVEERRQSIPAGVRELIAIPMLGPKKALVLHEELGISSVDQLLDAIHGERLRDLKGFGEKTEANILHGIALMQKAGTRILLNAAMDAAEQIVAELSGIEGCEKCTWAGSLRRMRETIGDIDILVAADTSAPFMDALAALPYTAEVMAHGAKKTSVRTTKGLQVDLRVLPPESWGAGLQYFTGAKAHNIRTREIAVRQGLKLSEYGLFDVESGERIVSSTEEEIYERLGLPWIPPTLREDRGEIAAALRGELPEPVAEDDIRGDLHTHTDLTDGLAPLEEMVAAAAARGYAYYAVTDHAPDLAMQRMTKEKMLAQRERVRELDRSHKGMRLLHGTELNIGPDGDVDWPDDFLAGFDICVASIHSHFHQSREALTRRLVRACENPYVSVIGHPTTRKIGKRPPIDADFDAVFAACARTGTALEINAHPERLDLGDEDILRARRHGVRFAVDSDAHSTTHLPYMRYGVATAQRGWLTKDDVINTWPLAKLKRFLRPSV; translated from the coding sequence ATGGCCAGGGCGAACGAAGAGATCGAGGCGATCCTCCAGGAGTACGCCGACCTCATCGCCATCACCGGCGGCGACGCCTTCAGGGCCCGCTCGTACGAGAAGGCCGCCCGCGCGATCGGCGGCTACCCCGCCGACGTGGCCACCCTCGACCCCAAGGGGCTGCGCGAGATCCCCCACGTCGGCAGGTCCATCGCCGACAAGATCGTGGAGTATCTGGCGTCCGGGCAGATCACCGCCGTGGAGGAACGGCGGCAGTCCATCCCCGCCGGCGTGCGGGAGCTCATCGCCATCCCCATGCTCGGGCCGAAGAAGGCACTGGTCCTCCACGAGGAACTGGGCATCTCCTCCGTCGACCAGCTCCTCGACGCGATCCACGGGGAGCGGCTGCGCGACCTCAAGGGCTTCGGGGAGAAGACCGAGGCGAACATCCTCCACGGCATCGCCCTCATGCAGAAGGCCGGCACCCGGATCCTCCTCAACGCCGCCATGGACGCGGCCGAGCAGATCGTGGCCGAACTGTCGGGCATCGAGGGCTGCGAGAAGTGCACCTGGGCCGGATCGCTGCGACGGATGCGGGAGACCATCGGCGACATCGACATCCTCGTCGCCGCGGACACCTCGGCCCCCTTCATGGACGCGCTCGCGGCACTCCCGTACACCGCCGAGGTCATGGCCCACGGTGCCAAGAAGACCTCCGTCCGCACGACCAAGGGGCTCCAGGTCGATCTGCGCGTGCTGCCGCCCGAGTCCTGGGGCGCGGGACTGCAGTACTTCACCGGCGCCAAGGCCCACAACATCCGCACCCGCGAGATCGCGGTGCGCCAGGGGCTCAAGCTGTCCGAGTACGGCCTCTTCGACGTCGAGAGCGGCGAGCGGATCGTCTCCTCCACCGAGGAGGAGATCTACGAACGCCTCGGGCTGCCCTGGATCCCCCCGACCCTGCGCGAGGACCGGGGCGAGATCGCGGCCGCCCTCCGCGGCGAACTCCCCGAGCCGGTCGCCGAGGACGACATCCGCGGTGATCTCCACACCCACACCGATCTCACCGACGGCCTGGCCCCGCTCGAGGAGATGGTCGCCGCGGCGGCGGCGCGCGGATACGCCTACTACGCGGTGACCGACCACGCCCCGGACCTCGCCATGCAGCGCATGACGAAGGAGAAGATGCTCGCCCAGCGGGAACGGGTCCGCGAACTCGACCGCAGCCACAAGGGCATGAGACTGCTGCACGGCACCGAGCTCAACATCGGCCCGGACGGCGACGTGGACTGGCCGGACGACTTCCTCGCGGGCTTCGACATCTGCGTGGCCTCGATCCACTCCCACTTCCACCAGAGCCGGGAGGCACTCACCCGCCGCCTCGTCCGCGCCTGCGAGAACCCCTACGTCTCCGTCATCGGGCACCCCACCACCCGCAAGATCGGCAAACGGCCTCCGATCGACGCCGACTTCGACGCCGTCTTCGCCGCATGCGCCCGCACCGGCACGGCCCTCGAGATCAACGCCCATCCCGAGCGCCTCGACCTCGGCGACGAGGACATCCTGCGCGCCAGGCGCCACGGCGTGCGCTTCGCCGTCGACTCGGACGCGCACTCCACCACACATCTGCCGTACATGCGCTACGGGGTGGCGACCGCGCAGCGCGGCTGGCTCACCAAGGACGACGTCATCAACACCTGGCCCCTGGCGAAGCTGAAGCGCTTCCTGCGCCCCTCGGTCTGA
- a CDS encoding isochorismatase family cysteine hydrolase, whose translation MAFDVPGASRRSSAAPAKGFLVHPSRFRPTVGTGDRTGEFTMDDGYAGGSTALLVVDPYNDFLSEGGKLWPRAKAVAEQVGLLDHMRQVLAAGRAHGIRTMFVPHRRTAPGDYDGWAFPSPSQAATRSARIFEAGSWGGEFHPDFQPLDGELKVQEHWSASGFAHTDLDLLLKQHRIAKVVLIGMRANTCIDTTARFAQELGYHVTLVRDAVAAFGPEEMTATFEINAPTYAHAIVTADEFTGALRPAGTGS comes from the coding sequence ATGGCCTTCGACGTGCCGGGGGCAAGTCGGCGCAGCTCCGCGGCACCGGCGAAGGGCTTCCTGGTGCACCCCTCCCGGTTCCGGCCTACGGTCGGAACCGGGGACCGCACAGGGGAGTTCACCATGGACGACGGCTACGCCGGCGGCAGCACCGCACTCCTTGTCGTTGACCCTTACAACGACTTTCTGTCCGAGGGCGGGAAGCTGTGGCCCCGGGCGAAGGCCGTCGCGGAGCAGGTCGGCCTGCTGGACCACATGCGGCAGGTGCTCGCCGCCGGCCGTGCCCACGGGATCCGGACGATGTTCGTCCCGCACCGGAGGACCGCTCCCGGCGACTACGACGGCTGGGCCTTCCCGTCCCCCTCCCAGGCCGCGACGCGCAGCGCCCGGATCTTCGAGGCGGGCTCCTGGGGCGGCGAGTTCCACCCCGACTTCCAGCCCCTCGACGGCGAACTGAAGGTGCAGGAGCACTGGTCCGCGAGCGGATTCGCCCACACCGACCTCGACCTCCTGCTGAAGCAGCACCGCATCGCGAAGGTCGTGCTCATCGGCATGCGCGCCAACACCTGCATCGACACCACCGCGCGCTTCGCCCAGGAACTCGGCTACCACGTCACCCTCGTCCGCGACGCCGTCGCCGCCTTCGGACCCGAGGAGATGACGGCGACGTTCGAGATCAACGCGCCCACCTACGCCCACGCCATCGTCACCGCCGACGAGTTCACCGGGGCCCTGCGCCCCGCCGGAACCGGCTCCTGA
- a CDS encoding endo alpha-1,4 polygalactosaminidase, with product MSRRRVPRLCLLFAVLLVAGCSGGSPPGPDGARWQPRPGTAWQWQLDGRADPSAADVPVYDIDGFENSADDVARLHRDGRRVICYINAGAWERFRPDQADFPASVRGRPNGWDGERWLDIRRLDVLRPLMERRFDMCREKGFDAVEPDLLDAYLNDTGFPLTAADQLAYNRMIARVAHDRGLSVGLKNDLPQVAALVGDFDFAVNEECAQYGECGKLAPFIAAGKAVFHVEYALANGDFCGESRRLGLSSMRKRLELDAWRRPC from the coding sequence GTGAGCCGCCGGCGCGTCCCGCGGCTGTGTCTGCTGTTCGCCGTGCTGCTGGTGGCGGGCTGCTCCGGCGGTTCCCCGCCGGGTCCGGACGGGGCGCGCTGGCAGCCTCGGCCCGGCACGGCGTGGCAGTGGCAGCTCGACGGCCGGGCCGACCCCTCGGCGGCGGACGTGCCCGTGTACGACATCGACGGCTTCGAGAACAGCGCGGACGACGTCGCGCGGCTGCACCGGGACGGGCGCAGGGTCATCTGCTACATCAACGCCGGCGCCTGGGAGCGTTTCCGTCCCGACCAGGCGGACTTCCCGGCGTCCGTACGCGGCCGGCCGAACGGCTGGGACGGTGAGCGGTGGCTCGACATCCGCCGGCTGGACGTGCTGCGCCCCCTCATGGAGCGGCGCTTCGACATGTGCCGGGAGAAGGGCTTCGACGCGGTCGAACCGGATCTGCTGGACGCGTATCTCAACGACACCGGCTTCCCTCTGACCGCCGCCGACCAGCTCGCCTACAACCGCATGATCGCCCGTGTCGCCCACGACCGCGGCCTGTCCGTCGGGCTGAAGAACGATCTGCCGCAGGTTGCTGCCCTGGTGGGGGACTTCGACTTCGCGGTCAACGAGGAGTGCGCCCAGTACGGCGAGTGCGGGAAGCTCGCCCCGTTCATCGCGGCCGGGAAGGCCGTCTTCCATGTGGAGTACGCACTGGCCAACGGCGACTTCTGCGGCGAGTCGCGGCGCCTGGGACTGTCCTCCATGCGCAAGCGGCTGGAGCTCGACGCGTGGCGCCGGCCGTGCTGA
- a CDS encoding spherulation-specific family 4 protein yields the protein MTLLVPLYVHPVEDPEAWRLVTAAGDLVYGVVLNPADGPGAAPDPAFVSAARDLRSAGTRVLGYVDLDYGMRPDSAVTADLDRHRAWYDADGCFFDQVPADRSALPGCRRLVRAARQRGAGTVVLNHGVHPAPGYARIAELLVTFEGPWPVYLSSFTRPRWTARHPAERFCHLVYEVPTALAGVAARAAGERGAAVSCAVTDSLPNPWGAPPPALYGGTR from the coding sequence ATGACACTGCTGGTCCCCCTCTACGTGCACCCCGTGGAGGACCCGGAGGCCTGGCGGTTGGTCACGGCCGCCGGGGACCTGGTCTACGGGGTGGTGCTGAACCCGGCCGACGGCCCGGGTGCGGCGCCCGATCCCGCGTTCGTCTCCGCCGCCCGCGACCTGCGGTCGGCGGGCACGCGCGTCCTCGGCTACGTCGACCTGGACTACGGGATGCGGCCGGACTCGGCGGTGACGGCCGATCTGGACCGCCATCGTGCGTGGTACGACGCCGACGGCTGCTTCTTCGACCAGGTGCCGGCCGACCGCTCGGCCCTGCCCGGCTGCCGCCGGCTCGTCCGCGCCGCGCGGCAGCGGGGCGCCGGTACGGTCGTCCTCAACCACGGGGTGCACCCGGCGCCGGGGTACGCGCGGATCGCCGAACTGCTGGTGACGTTCGAGGGCCCCTGGCCGGTCTACCTCTCCTCGTTCACCCGGCCTCGGTGGACGGCCCGCCATCCGGCCGAGCGGTTCTGCCATCTGGTCTACGAGGTGCCGACGGCGCTGGCGGGCGTCGCGGCCCGGGCGGCCGGGGAGCGCGGAGCCGCGGTGTCGTGCGCGGTCACGGACTCCCTGCCCAATCCCTGGGGCGCGCCGCCGCCCGCGCTGTACGGGGGGACCCGGTGA
- a CDS encoding GDP-mannose 4,6-dehydratase, which yields MTSAPLAAVTGAEGFIGSHLTEALVASGHRVRAMVQYNSFSSYGWLETLPKDVLDRVEIVLGDVRDPGSVRGLAEGADAVYHLAALIAIPYSYRAPHSYVDTNVTGTLNVLEAVRALGTPRLVHTSTSETYGSARTVPITEDHPVNTQSPYAASKAGGDRLADSYHASFGTPVVTLRPFNTFGPRQSMRAVIPTVIGQVAAGERTITLGDLRPTRDFTYVTDTAAAFLAVGTAPAEAVVGRTLNAGTGGEISVGDLVRLIGKVMDTDLDVREDEQRIRPAKSEVMRLVADATRLREATGWAPALDLEQGLARTVEFFRDPANLARYKTDIYNI from the coding sequence TTGACATCCGCACCGCTCGCCGCCGTCACCGGAGCCGAGGGCTTCATCGGCTCCCATCTGACCGAGGCCCTCGTCGCGTCGGGACACCGGGTCCGCGCGATGGTCCAGTACAACTCCTTCTCCTCGTACGGCTGGCTGGAGACCCTGCCGAAGGACGTCCTCGACCGGGTCGAGATCGTGCTCGGCGACGTCCGCGACCCCGGTTCCGTACGCGGACTCGCCGAAGGAGCCGACGCCGTCTACCACTTGGCGGCACTGATCGCGATCCCCTACTCCTACCGCGCCCCGCACAGCTACGTGGACACCAACGTCACGGGCACGCTCAACGTGCTGGAGGCGGTGCGGGCCCTCGGGACCCCGCGGCTGGTCCACACCTCCACCAGCGAGACGTACGGTTCCGCACGGACCGTGCCGATCACCGAGGACCATCCCGTCAACACCCAGTCGCCGTACGCGGCCTCCAAGGCCGGCGGGGACCGGCTGGCCGACAGCTACCACGCGAGCTTCGGCACGCCCGTGGTCACCCTGCGGCCCTTCAACACCTTCGGCCCCCGGCAGTCGATGCGGGCGGTCATCCCGACCGTCATCGGGCAGGTCGCCGCCGGGGAGCGCACGATCACCCTGGGCGACCTCCGGCCCACGCGCGACTTCACGTACGTCACGGACACGGCCGCGGCGTTCCTGGCCGTCGGCACGGCACCGGCCGAGGCCGTCGTGGGGCGGACCCTCAACGCCGGTACCGGCGGCGAGATCTCCGTCGGGGACCTGGTGCGGCTCATCGGCAAGGTGATGGACACCGACCTCGACGTCCGGGAGGACGAGCAGCGCATCCGGCCCGCGAAATCCGAGGTGATGCGGCTGGTCGCGGACGCGACCCGGCTGCGGGAGGCGACCGGCTGGGCTCCGGCCCTCGACCTGGAGCAGGGACTGGCACGGACGGTGGAGTTCTTCAGGGACCCCGCCAATCTCGCCCGCTACAAGACCGACATCTACAACATCTGA
- a CDS encoding amino acid ABC transporter ATP-binding protein: MNSRALVELRHVDKHFGPLHVLRDIDLTVDRGEVVVVIGPSGGGKSTLCRAINRLETIDSGEIAIDGRPLPAEGRELARLRADVGMVFQSFNLFAHKTVLQNVTLGQIKVRGKDRKAAEDRARTLLERVGVGTQADKYPAQLSGGQQQRVAIARALAMDPKIMLFDEPTSALDPEMINEVLEVMRQLARDGMTMVVVTHEMGFARSAANRVVFMADGRIVEETTPDEFFTNPRTDRAKDFLSKILHH; the protein is encoded by the coding sequence ATGAACAGCCGTGCGCTGGTCGAGCTGCGCCACGTCGACAAGCACTTCGGCCCGCTGCACGTCCTCCGGGACATCGACCTGACCGTCGACCGCGGTGAGGTGGTCGTCGTGATCGGCCCTTCCGGCGGCGGCAAGTCCACGCTCTGCCGCGCCATCAACCGCCTGGAGACCATCGACTCCGGCGAGATCGCCATCGACGGCAGGCCGCTGCCCGCCGAAGGCCGTGAACTGGCCCGGCTGCGCGCCGACGTCGGCATGGTGTTCCAGTCCTTCAACCTCTTCGCGCACAAGACCGTGCTGCAGAACGTGACCCTCGGCCAGATCAAGGTCCGGGGGAAGGACAGGAAGGCCGCCGAGGACCGGGCGCGCACCCTCCTCGAGCGGGTGGGGGTGGGGACCCAGGCCGACAAGTACCCCGCCCAGCTCTCCGGCGGCCAGCAGCAGCGGGTGGCGATCGCCAGGGCGCTCGCCATGGACCCGAAGATCATGCTGTTCGACGAGCCCACCTCGGCCCTCGACCCGGAAATGATCAACGAGGTGCTGGAGGTCATGCGGCAGCTCGCCAGGGACGGGATGACCATGGTGGTCGTCACGCACGAGATGGGATTCGCCCGTTCGGCCGCCAACCGCGTGGTGTTCATGGCCGACGGCAGGATCGTGGAGGAGACCACACCCGACGAGTTCTTCACCAACCCCCGCACCGACCGTGCCAAGGACTTCCTCTCGAAGATCCTCCACCACTGA